Proteins encoded together in one Altererythrobacter epoxidivorans window:
- a CDS encoding TetR/AcrR family transcriptional regulator, whose product MASKTASTKKFGEKRQAIVHAASVLINDAGVQATTLSEVAQAIGLNATSITYYFSRKDQLVVAVYDETLELMERMAQEALAEDTPAARIAKYVAQHVELRTRIRRGERGLVTALSEIRTLNPERQEPLLARYAGIVETIRQFFGEAKDTNERSLFSARAHILLEAMMWWPVWSLRYSTLDFPRVEQRMIDILVNGIPAERGRWQPMPLAGNDWGTDPAGTPTQNDEFLRAATIMINQRGYRGASVNRIAEMLNVTKGSFYHHHDAKDDLVLACFQRSYDRLSAVQMAGQDVDGDCWVQLSSVLNGLLEVQFFDEMPLLRTTALQALDSEHKVDVVTRSNRLARRFAGMLIDGVADGSVRPIDPLIASQLIMSTLNGAYEARRWAQRFDNREMAIETYVSALTEGLAPEA is encoded by the coding sequence ATGGCAAGTAAAACCGCGAGCACGAAGAAATTCGGCGAGAAGCGCCAGGCGATCGTGCATGCGGCGTCGGTGCTGATCAATGACGCCGGTGTGCAGGCGACGACCTTGTCGGAAGTGGCGCAGGCCATCGGTCTAAACGCAACCAGCATCACCTATTATTTCTCGCGCAAGGACCAGCTCGTCGTCGCGGTCTATGACGAAACGCTGGAACTGATGGAACGGATGGCGCAGGAAGCGCTGGCCGAAGACACACCTGCCGCAAGAATTGCGAAATATGTGGCGCAACATGTCGAGCTGCGGACGCGCATCCGTCGCGGAGAGCGCGGGCTGGTGACGGCGCTTTCGGAAATCAGGACCCTGAACCCGGAACGGCAGGAACCATTGCTGGCCCGCTATGCCGGGATTGTCGAAACGATCCGCCAGTTCTTCGGCGAAGCAAAGGACACGAACGAGCGTTCGCTGTTCTCGGCCCGTGCGCACATCCTGCTCGAAGCGATGATGTGGTGGCCGGTCTGGTCGCTACGCTATTCGACGCTGGACTTCCCGCGGGTCGAACAACGCATGATCGACATCCTCGTCAACGGCATCCCGGCTGAACGGGGACGGTGGCAGCCGATGCCGCTTGCCGGGAATGACTGGGGCACCGATCCGGCAGGGACGCCGACCCAGAACGACGAATTCCTGCGCGCCGCGACGATCATGATCAACCAGCGCGGTTATCGCGGCGCATCGGTCAACCGCATTGCGGAAATGCTGAACGTGACCAAGGGCAGCTTCTATCACCATCACGATGCCAAGGACGATCTCGTCCTGGCATGCTTCCAGCGCAGCTATGACCGCTTGTCGGCGGTCCAGATGGCAGGACAGGATGTCGACGGAGATTGCTGGGTCCAGCTGTCCAGCGTGCTCAACGGCTTGCTCGAGGTCCAGTTCTTCGACGAGATGCCGCTGCTTCGCACGACCGCGCTGCAAGCCCTCGATAGCGAACACAAGGTCGACGTGGTGACCCGTTCGAACCGTCTTGCGCGTCGTTTTGCAGGGATGCTGATCGATGGGGTGGCAGACGGATCGGTCCGCCCGATCGACCCGCTGATCGCCAGCCAGTTGATCATGTCGACATTGAACGGCGCTTATGAAGCCCGCCGCTGGGCGCAGCGTTTCGACAATCGCGAAATGGCTATCGAAACTTACGTTTCGGCGCTGACAGAGGGCCTGGCCCCCGAAGCCTGA